The DNA window GTTCGCCCACGGGGTTCAGTACGCGCCGCCTGGCGGTGAACAACGGTTATTTAATATAAAATAGTGTGTATCATAGTCTTTTTAGTCGCCACCGGCGACAAAGCCGAGCATGTGAGGTGCAGTGAGCAAGAACAAACTGTCCAAAGGTCAACAACGCCGCGTTCAGGCGAATGTCCAACGCCGTCTGAAACGCACAGACAATAAGCCTGAGCCGGATGACTCCCAACTGGGTGAACCGCAGGAGGGCATCGTCATCAGCCGTTTTGGCATGCACGCCGACGTTGAAGCAGCGGATGGTAGCCAGCACCGCTGTAACATTCGCCGTACGCTGCGTTCGCTGGTGACAGGCGATCGCGTGGTTTGGCGGCCCGGCGTTGGCAGCCATGCCGGGGTGAAGGGCATCGTTGAAGCCGTGCACGAGCGCAAATCGGTCCTGACGCGCCCCGATTTCTATGACGGCGTTAAACCGATCGCCGCCAATATCGATCAGATCGTCATCGTTTCCGCCATTTTGCCGGAGCTTTCGCTGAATATTATCGATCGCTATCTGGTCGCATGCGAAACACTGGAAGTGGAACCGCTGATCGTACTGAACAAAATCGATTTGTTAGATGAGCAGGCCCGCACCAAGGTTGACGGGATGATGGCTATCTATCGCAATATCGGCTACCGCGTGCTGGAGGTTTCCAGCCGTACCCGCGAAGGTATGGAAGCCTTTGAACAGGCGTTGGCCGGGCGTATCAGTATTTTTGCCGGCCAATCCGGCGTGGGCAAATCCAGCCTGCTCAATGCCCTGCTGCCCCCTTCCGAAGAGCAAATTCTGGTAAATGACGTTTCCGATGTCTCTGGCCTGGGGCAACATACCACCACGGCCGCACGGCTTTATCACTTCCAGCATGGCGGCGATGTGATCGATTCGCCAGGCGTGCGTGAATTTGGCCTGTGGCACCTGGAGCCGGAACAAATTACCCAGGGTTTTGTCGAATTCCGTGATTATTTAGGCGGTTGTAAATTCCGTGATTGCAGCCATGACAACGATCCCGGCTGCGCGCTGCGTGCAGCGGTCGAACGCGGTGAAATCGCACAGGTGCGCTTTAGCAACTACCACAGCATCCTGGAAAGCATGGCGCAGGTGAAAGTCCGTAAAAACTTCCCGGAAGCCGAAGGCTAAACCCCAAACCGGGCGCGCGTTGACAGTGGCGGCCATGCCGCTACAATGCGCGCCCTTTACCCAAATTCAAGAGGTTTACGTGCTGGATAGCATCAAGATTAACTTACAGTATTGGTTGCCAAAACAGGCGTTAACTCGCCTGGCCGGTTGGGGCGCAGAAAAAAAAGGCGGCTGGCTGACCCAGTTGGCGATTAAAGCTTTCGCCCGCGTTTACAAGGTCAAGATGCAAGAAGCGCAAAACCCGGAATTGGCTTCCTACGCTACCTTCAACGACTTCTTCGTTCGCCCGCTGCGCGACGGCGTGCGCCCGATTGCCGGCACCGATAACGTGCTGGTGCTGCCCGCAGATGGCGCCATCAGCCAGTTGGGGCCGATTCAAGGCGATCAGATCTTCCAGGCCAAGGGCCACAATTACAGCCTGGAAGCGCTGCTGGCAGGCAATTACCTGCTGGCGGATAAGTTCCGCAATGGCCTGTTCGCCACCACCTATCTGGCCCCCAGTGATTACCACCGCGTGCATATGCCTTGCAACGGCGTGCTGCGCGAGATGTTCTACGTGCCGGGCGATCTGTTCTCGGTCAATCCGTTAACCGCCGCCAACGTCCCCAACCTGTTTGCCCGCAACGAGCGTGTGATCTGCGTGTTTGATACCGCCGTGGGGCCAATGGTGCAGATTTTGGTGGGCGCGACCATCGTCGGCAGCATCGAAACCGTCTGGGCCGGTAGCGTAACTCCGCCGCGCGAGGGCATTATCAAACGCTGGACCTACCCGGCAGCAGGCGAGGAAGGGGCCATCAACCTGGCCAAGGGGGAAGAAATGGGCCGCTTCAAGCTTGGCTCCACAGTGATCAACCTGTTTACCGCCGGCAGTGTGCATTTTGAGCCACGGCTGAACAACGGCACCGTCACCCGGATGGGTGAAGCCTTTGCTGAAATCGCCGCGGCACCGGCCGCACCTGACTCTCCACACGTTTAAAAGGGGCCGATGCTGTGCGCCTGATTGTCATGTTATTGCTCAGTTGGTCGCTGGCATTTCCAGCGCTGGCAGCATCCATTCCCACTGAAGCACAGCTCCGGCAGGAGCTGAAACAGGCGGAAAGCAACAAAAGCGCGCCCGGCCAGGCCGAAGCGGTCGTGGCGCTGCAAAGCGCGATTAACTGGCTGGCGGAGCGTAAAGAATCACTCACTAACGCCGAGCAGTACCAGCGAGTGATCGACGACTTCCCGAAAATGACGCAGGAACTGCGCCGCCAGCAGACCATCGAAGAAGCTAAAACGCTTCCCACCGGGGATAACCTGCCGGCCAGCGAGCTGGAACAGCAGATCCTGCAAACCAGCAGCCAACTGCTGGAACAAGCGCGTTTGCTGCAGCAAGAGCAGGATCGCACGCGTGAAATAAGCGATTCGCTCAGCCAACTGCCGCAGCAGCAAAGTGAGGCACGGCGGGCGTTAACGGAAGTGCAACGCCGCCTGCAAGCCCAGCCGGCCAATCCCACCACGCCGCTGGCCCAGGCGCAGCTTTTTCTGTTGCAGGCCGAAGCCGCCGCACGTAAAAGCAAGGTTGATGAGCTGGATCTGGCGCAGCTTTCCGCCAATAACCGGCAGGAACTGGCGCGTATGCGTGCCGATATCTTCAAAAAGCGCCATGAGAAAATCGACATCCAATTACAGGCGCTGCGCAATAACCTGAATGCCCAGCGCCAGCGTGAAGCCGAACTGGCGCTGGAAAAAACCGAACAACTGGCGGAGCAGAACGGCGATCTGCCGGCCAGCATCAATCAACAATTGCAAATCAACCGTGAACTCTCCACCGCGCTTAACCAGCAGGCGCAGCGTATGGATTTGATCGCTTCCCAACAGCGCCAGGCCGCGGCGCAAACGCTGCAGGTGCGCCAGGCGCTGAGTACCATCATCGAACAATCCCAATGGCTCGGCTCATCGCCGGTGCTGGGGGAAACCCTGCGGGCGCAGGTGGCAACGCTGCCGGATATGCCAAGGCCGCAGCAGCTTGATAGCGATATGGTGCAACTGCGCGTACAACGCCTGCAGTTTGAAAGCCAGTTGGAAAAGCTGCCGCAGCGCGCACGGGCACTGAAACAGGACGACGGCGCCGATCTGACCGAAGCACAGCAGCGCATTGTCGATGCGCAGATCCGCACCCAACGGGAACTGCTGAATTCGCTGCTTTCCGGCTGCGACACCCAGATCCTGGAACTGACCAAGCTGAAGGTCGCCAATACCCAGTTGGCCGACGCCTTGAACGAAATCCGGGATGCGGCGCACCGCTATCTGTTCTGGGTGCCGGATGTCAGCCCGATCACCCTCTCCTACCCGATTAACGTCGCGCACGATCTAACGCGCCTGTTGTCGCTGGATACGCTGTCGCAGCTTAGCGGTGCCTTTATGATGATGGTGACCAGCAGGGCCACGGTGATCCCGCTGTTAGGCGCGGTGTTGCTGGTGATTTTCAGCATCAACTCCCGCAAGCATTATCACGCCTTCCTCGCCCGCGCCAGTAGCCGGGTGGGCAAGGTCACCCAGGATGAATTCTTCCTGACGATGCGCACGGTATTTTGGTCGATACTGGTGGCGATCCCGCTGCCGGTGCTGTGGGCGGCGTTAGGCTATGGCCTGCAAAACGCCTGGCCATACCCGGTGGCGGTGGCGATTGGCGATGGCGTGACGGCCACGCTGCCGATCCTGTGGCTGTGCATGATCAGCGCCGCCTTCGCCCATCCACAGGGGCTGTTCATTGTTCACTTCCGCTGGCCGGTGCGGCAAGTCTCGCGCGCCATGCGCTATTACAAGATGTCGGTCTGGCTGATTGTGCCGCTGATTATGGCGCTGATCACCTTCGATAATCTTAACGACCGTGAGTTTTCCAATACGCTGGGGCGGCTGTGCTTCATTCTTTTGTGCCTGGCGTTGAGCCTGGTCACCAACAGCCTGAAACGCGCCGGGATCCCGTTGTATCTGGATAAGAAAGGCTCCGGCGAGAACATGTTCAACAGCGCGCTCTGGGGGCTGTTGCAATCGGCGCCGCTGGTTGCAGCGCTTGCCGCCGCCATCGGCTACCTGACAACGGCGCAGGCGTTACTGGCGCGCCTGGAAACCTCGGTGGCCATCTGGTTCCTGCTGTTGGTGATTTACCATATCATCCGCCGCTGGATGCTGATCCAACGGCGCCGCATCGCCTTCGATCGCGCCAAACAGCGGCGCGCTGATATTCTGGCTCAGCGCGCCCGCGGCGAGGAAGAAACATCGCACCCGCAAAACAGCACTGAAGGCGCCATCGACGTGGATGACGCCGAGATCGATCTGGATACCATCAGCGCGCAGTCGCTGCGCCTGGTTCGCTCTCTGCTGACCTTGACCGCACTGGTGTCGATGATCGTGCTGTGGTCGGAACTCCATTCCGCCTTCAGTTTCCTGGAAAACATCACGCTGTGGGATGTCACCTCGACGATCAACGGCGTGGAGAGTATCCAGCCGATCACCGTGGGCGCGGTGATGATTGCCATCGTGGTGTTGATCATTACCATGCTGTTGGTGCGCAACCTGCCGGCGCTGCTGGAACTGGCGGTGCTGCAGCATTTGGATCTGACGCCGGGCACCGGCTATGCCATCACCACCATTACCAAATACCTGCTGCTGCTGTTTGGCGCGATCTCCAGCTTCGCCTGGATTGGCATCGAATGGTCGAAGCTGCAGTGGGTGGTTACCGCGCTCAGCGTGGGGCTGGGCTTTGGCATGCAGGAAATCTTCTCGAACTTTATCTCCGGCCTGATTATTTTGTTCGAGAAACCGATCCGCATTGGCGATACGGTGACAATCCGCAACCTGACGGGCACCATCACCAAGATCAATACCCGCGCCACGACGATTTCAGACTGGGACCGCAAAGAGATTATCGTGCCGAACAAGGCGTTTATCACCGAGCAGTTTGTTAACTGGTCGCTGTCAGACGCCATTACCCGTGTGGTGTTGACGGTGCCGGCGCCGGCGGAAGCCAACAGCGAAGAGGTCACCCGCATTCTGCATAACGCGGCCGAGCGCTGCTCGCTGGTGCTGGATAACCCGCCGCCGGAGGTGTATCTGGTCGATTTGCAGCAGGGTATTCAAATCTTCGAACTGCGAATGTATGCCGCCGAGATGGGCCACCGTATGCCGCTGCGCCACGAAATACATCAGTTGATCCTGGCCGGCTATCAGCAGCACGGTATTGCGTTGCCTTATCCGCCGTTCCAGGTGCGTACGGAAACGCTATCGCGGATGACCAACAACGGCCGCACGGCGCCTTCAACCCCAACGCCCAGCACTAAACGCGAGTCTGGCGGGCTGTAGGCGATAACACGCCGGGTAATCCGGGGCAGAAAAGCCGGTAGCGCATTGCGTTGCCGGCTTTTTTTATATCCCGCGTGCCAGCCAGCTATCGCTGATGCTGGTAACCTGTAGCCACGGGATGTTTGATATAGTGATAGCAATAATTGCGCTACGGAGGCGGCATATGCGCCAGAGGATTATCGTCTGCCCACTGATTGAAAATAACGGGGCATACCTATTGTGTAAAATGGCGGCCGATCGGGGCGTCTTCCCCGGCCAGTGGGCGCTACCCGGTGGCGGGATGGAACCGGGGAAACCATGGAAACGGCGCTAAGAAGGGAGATCAGGGAAGAACTGGGTGATGCGCTGCAAATAAGCCAGATCACGCCATGGACGTTCAGAGATGATATTCGGGTGAAAACCTACCCAGGTGGTAAACAAGAAGAAATCTACATGGTGTATCTTATCTTTGACTGCGTCAGCGCCAACCGCCAGGTCACGTTCAATGAGGAGTTTCAGGAAGTTGCCTGGGTGAGCCCGCATCAACTAGGGCAATTGGATCTGAACGAGGCCACGCGCATTACCCTGGCGCACAAAGGGCTGCTGTAGAGCCGTCCGCAGGGGAAATGTGGTGCCGATGGACATCGCGTTCCCGCCCAGGCATAAGGATAAACACCGCTGCCGCAGGTTAACGAATGGCACAAAGCAAAAAGCCCCGCGCTTTCGCACGGGGCTTTCTACTTTAATTGATTCCTGGCAGTTCCCTACTCTCACATGGGGAGACCCCACACTACCATCGGCGCTACGGCGTTTCACTTCTGAGTTCGGCATGGGGTCAGGTGGGACCGCCGCGCTATCGCCGCCAGGAAAATTCTTTTGTGCCGAACTACTAACCCACTCACTATAAGTGGTGCTGATACCCAGAGTCGAACTGGGGACCTCACCCTTACCAAGGGTGCGCTCTACCAACTGAGCCATATCAGCACGCAAATTTGATGCCTGGCAGTGTCCTACTCTCGCATGGGGAGACCCCACACTACCATCGGCGCTACGGCGTTTCACTTCTGAGTTCGGCATGGGGTCAGGTGGGACCACCGCGCTATTGCCGCCAGGCAAATTCTGTTTTATTTCAGCCGTTGTGTTCTTTCACACAACCACCAAAACCAATCTGCAAACAAGCTAAAAATCTCTGTCAAGTCTCTAAAACACCTTCGGTGTTGTAAGGTTAAGCCTCACGGTTCATTAGTACTGGTTAGCTCAATGCATCGCTGCACTTACACACCCAGCCTATCAACGTCTTAGTCTTAAACGTTCCTTTAGTGGACTCAAGGTCCAAGGGAAGACTCATCTCGAGGCAAGTTTCGCGCTTAGATGCTTTCAGCGCTTATCTCTTCCGCACTTAGCTACCGGGCAATGCCATTGGCATGACAACCCGAACACCAGTGGTGCGTTCACTCCGGTCCTCTCGTACTAGGAGCAACCCCTCTCAATCTTCCAACGCCCACGGCAGATAGGGACCGAACTGTCTCACGACGTTCTAAACCCAGCTCGCGTACCACTTTAAATGGCGAACAGCCATACCCTTGGGACCTACTTCAGCCCCAGGATGTGATGAGCCGACATCGAGGTGCCAAACACCGCCGTCGATATGAACTCTTGGGCGGTATCAGCCTGTTATCCCCGGAGTACCTTTTATCCGTTGAGCGATGGCCCTTCCATTCAGAACCACCGGATCACTAAGACCTGCTTTCGCACCTGCTCGAGCCGTCACTCTCGCAGTCAAGCTAGCTTATGCCTTTGCACTAACCTCCTGATGTCCGACCAGGATTAGCTAACCTTCGTGCTCCTCCGTTACTCTTTGGGAGGAGACCGCCCCAGTCAAACTACCCACCAGACACTGTCCTCACCCCCGCTCAGGGGGCCGAGTTAGAACATCAAACATTAAAGGGTGGTATTTCAAGGTTGGCTCCATGCAGACTGGCGTCCACACTTCTAAGCCTCCCACCTATCCTACACATCAAGGCTCAATGTTCAGTGTCAAGCTATAGTAAAGGTTCACGGGGTCTTTCCGTCTTGCCGCGGGTACACTGCATCTTCACAGCGAGTTCAATTTCACTGAGTCTCGGGTGGAGACAGCCTGGCCATCATTACGCCATTCGTGCAGGTCGGAACTTACCCGACAAGGAATTTCGCTACCTTAGGACCGTTATAGTTACGGCCGCCGTTTACCGGGGCTTCGATCAAGAGCTTCGCCTTGCGGCTGACCCCATCAATTAACCTTCCGGCACCGGGCAGGCGTCACACCGTATACGTCCACTTTCGTGT is part of the Gibbsiella quercinecans genome and encodes:
- the rsgA gene encoding small ribosomal subunit biogenesis GTPase RsgA; translation: MSKNKLSKGQQRRVQANVQRRLKRTDNKPEPDDSQLGEPQEGIVISRFGMHADVEAADGSQHRCNIRRTLRSLVTGDRVVWRPGVGSHAGVKGIVEAVHERKSVLTRPDFYDGVKPIAANIDQIVIVSAILPELSLNIIDRYLVACETLEVEPLIVLNKIDLLDEQARTKVDGMMAIYRNIGYRVLEVSSRTREGMEAFEQALAGRISIFAGQSGVGKSSLLNALLPPSEEQILVNDVSDVSGLGQHTTTAARLYHFQHGGDVIDSPGVREFGLWHLEPEQITQGFVEFRDYLGGCKFRDCSHDNDPGCALRAAVERGEIAQVRFSNYHSILESMAQVKVRKNFPEAEG
- the asd gene encoding archaetidylserine decarboxylase (Phosphatidylserine decarboxylase is synthesized as a single chain precursor. Generation of the pyruvoyl active site from a Ser is coupled to cleavage of a Gly-Ser bond between the larger (beta) and smaller (alpha chains). It is an integral membrane protein.), with product MLDSIKINLQYWLPKQALTRLAGWGAEKKGGWLTQLAIKAFARVYKVKMQEAQNPELASYATFNDFFVRPLRDGVRPIAGTDNVLVLPADGAISQLGPIQGDQIFQAKGHNYSLEALLAGNYLLADKFRNGLFATTYLAPSDYHRVHMPCNGVLREMFYVPGDLFSVNPLTAANVPNLFARNERVICVFDTAVGPMVQILVGATIVGSIETVWAGSVTPPREGIIKRWTYPAAGEEGAINLAKGEEMGRFKLGSTVINLFTAGSVHFEPRLNNGTVTRMGEAFAEIAAAPAAPDSPHV
- the mscM gene encoding miniconductance mechanosensitive channel MscM, with the translated sequence MRLIVMLLLSWSLAFPALAASIPTEAQLRQELKQAESNKSAPGQAEAVVALQSAINWLAERKESLTNAEQYQRVIDDFPKMTQELRRQQTIEEAKTLPTGDNLPASELEQQILQTSSQLLEQARLLQQEQDRTREISDSLSQLPQQQSEARRALTEVQRRLQAQPANPTTPLAQAQLFLLQAEAAARKSKVDELDLAQLSANNRQELARMRADIFKKRHEKIDIQLQALRNNLNAQRQREAELALEKTEQLAEQNGDLPASINQQLQINRELSTALNQQAQRMDLIASQQRQAAAQTLQVRQALSTIIEQSQWLGSSPVLGETLRAQVATLPDMPRPQQLDSDMVQLRVQRLQFESQLEKLPQRARALKQDDGADLTEAQQRIVDAQIRTQRELLNSLLSGCDTQILELTKLKVANTQLADALNEIRDAAHRYLFWVPDVSPITLSYPINVAHDLTRLLSLDTLSQLSGAFMMMVTSRATVIPLLGAVLLVIFSINSRKHYHAFLARASSRVGKVTQDEFFLTMRTVFWSILVAIPLPVLWAALGYGLQNAWPYPVAVAIGDGVTATLPILWLCMISAAFAHPQGLFIVHFRWPVRQVSRAMRYYKMSVWLIVPLIMALITFDNLNDREFSNTLGRLCFILLCLALSLVTNSLKRAGIPLYLDKKGSGENMFNSALWGLLQSAPLVAALAAAIGYLTTAQALLARLETSVAIWFLLLVIYHIIRRWMLIQRRRIAFDRAKQRRADILAQRARGEEETSHPQNSTEGAIDVDDAEIDLDTISAQSLRLVRSLLTLTALVSMIVLWSELHSAFSFLENITLWDVTSTINGVESIQPITVGAVMIAIVVLIITMLLVRNLPALLELAVLQHLDLTPGTGYAITTITKYLLLLFGAISSFAWIGIEWSKLQWVVTALSVGLGFGMQEIFSNFISGLIILFEKPIRIGDTVTIRNLTGTITKINTRATTISDWDRKEIIVPNKAFITEQFVNWSLSDAITRVVLTVPAPAEANSEEVTRILHNAAERCSLVLDNPPPEVYLVDLQQGIQIFELRMYAAEMGHRMPLRHEIHQLILAGYQQHGIALPYPPFQVRTETLSRMTNNGRTAPSTPTPSTKRESGGL